One window of the Anaerobranca gottschalkii DSM 13577 genome contains the following:
- a CDS encoding DUF896 domain-containing protein, with protein MLSKEKIERINFLAKKQREQGLTAREKEEQQELRQEYIKTIKNQVKAALDNTKFIDEKGNEIKVNHKYRHKSCGCGCGHKH; from the coding sequence ATGTTATCAAAGGAAAAAATCGAAAGAATTAACTTTTTAGCCAAAAAACAAAGGGAACAGGGTTTGACAGCTAGAGAAAAAGAAGAACAACAGGAATTAAGACAAGAATATATAAAAACAATAAAAAATCAGGTTAAAGCTGCCCTAGATAACACAAAGTTTATAGATGAAAAAGGAAATGAAATTAAAGTAAATCATAAATATCGACACAAAAGCTGTGGTTGCGGCTGTGGTCATAAACATTAA
- the malQ gene encoding 4-alpha-glucanotransferase translates to MLMFKRSSGILLHPTSLPSPYGIGDLGKEAYDFVDFLVASKQKLWQILPLGPTGFGDSPYQCFSAFAGNPLLISLDKLVQEGFLKKEDIKPPKKFDDNHVEFGEVINFKFSVFNKAYNNFKKHATKIQKEKYENYCHNQKKWLDDYALFMALKEHYKGAVWNTWDKPIAKREASALEYWKEKLKEEIGFQKFIQYIFYEQWMDLKSYANKNFIEVIGDIPIFVAFDSADVWSQPELFCLDEKGYPTEVAGVPPDYFSATGQLWGNPLYNWDKMKEDDYKWWIDRFKVTLQLVDIVRLDHFRGFEAYWAVPYGEKTAVNGVWRKGPGADLFSSIEKALGKLPIIAEDLGFITKEVHEIREQFNFPGMKILQFAFDSKEESDVIPYKYEKNSVVYTGTHDNDTILGWFEKASPQDREYALKYSKSDGKDISWDIIQLALSTVCNIAIFPLQDILSLGAEGRMNVPGTASGNWTWRFKKGDLTESIALRLAELTKLYGRY, encoded by the coding sequence ATACTAATGTTTAAAAGATCAAGCGGGATTTTATTACATCCAACATCTTTACCCAGTCCTTATGGTATAGGTGATTTAGGGAAAGAAGCCTATGATTTTGTTGACTTTTTAGTGGCTAGCAAACAAAAATTATGGCAAATTTTACCTCTTGGACCTACAGGATTTGGAGATTCACCTTATCAATGTTTCTCTGCTTTTGCTGGAAACCCTTTATTAATAAGTTTAGATAAATTAGTACAAGAAGGTTTCCTCAAAAAGGAAGACATTAAACCTCCTAAGAAATTTGATGATAACCATGTAGAGTTTGGGGAAGTAATTAACTTTAAATTTTCTGTTTTCAATAAAGCCTATAATAATTTTAAAAAACATGCTACAAAAATACAAAAAGAAAAGTATGAAAATTACTGCCATAATCAAAAGAAATGGTTAGATGATTATGCACTATTTATGGCTTTAAAAGAACATTATAAAGGAGCAGTTTGGAATACTTGGGATAAACCAATAGCGAAAAGGGAAGCTAGTGCCCTGGAATATTGGAAAGAAAAATTAAAAGAGGAAATTGGTTTTCAAAAATTTATACAATATATTTTTTATGAGCAATGGATGGATTTGAAGAGTTATGCAAATAAAAACTTCATAGAAGTTATTGGTGATATTCCAATTTTTGTTGCCTTTGATAGTGCCGATGTTTGGTCACAGCCAGAATTATTTTGTTTAGATGAAAAAGGTTATCCTACCGAGGTAGCAGGGGTGCCACCAGATTATTTTAGTGCTACAGGTCAATTATGGGGAAATCCATTATACAATTGGGATAAAATGAAAGAAGATGATTACAAATGGTGGATAGATAGGTTTAAAGTGACTTTACAGTTAGTGGATATTGTTCGTTTAGATCATTTCAGGGGATTTGAAGCATATTGGGCTGTTCCATATGGAGAAAAAACGGCTGTCAATGGAGTTTGGAGAAAAGGACCTGGTGCCGATTTATTTAGCAGTATAGAAAAGGCTTTAGGTAAATTACCTATCATTGCAGAAGATTTAGGTTTTATTACTAAAGAAGTTCATGAGATTAGAGAACAATTTAATTTCCCAGGAATGAAAATATTACAATTCGCCTTTGATTCGAAAGAAGAAAGTGATGTAATCCCCTATAAATATGAAAAAAATTCAGTAGTATATACAGGCACCCACGATAATGATACGATTTTAGGTTGGTTTGAAAAAGCTTCACCTCAGGATAGAGAATACGCTTTAAAATATTCCAAAAGTGATGGGAAAGATATTTCTTGGGATATTATTCAGCTAGCTTTATCTACTGTTTGTAACATAGCAATATTCCCCTTACAAGATATTTTAAGTCTTGGAGCAGAAGGGAGGATGAATGTCCCTGGTACTGCTAGCGGTAACTGGACATGGAGATTTAAAAAAGGAGATTTAACTGAAAGTATAGCCTTAAGATTAGCAGAACTAACAAAACTATATGGCAGGTATTAA
- a CDS encoding permease, with protein sequence MEKIFHLSLVTWGLIKETALWFLVGLFVAGLIHQLIPDKLLQKYLGGKGFFPIIWASLIGILLPVCSCGIIPISLALHKKGVAIGPCLALLVAAPAVNPASIGLSISVLGFQLTLGYILTVGLSAIILGVLANIFVPDIQYIGGKKKSGCCNVNHDEKKGKVLKDNVISGLDWAFNNLAVELAPALVYGFIVAGILTVFVPTDFVKYILGSMEVFSFTITAFLGVIMFVCNVGAIPFVASLINQGAFPAIAIVFLITGPATNTSQLLMLNKAFGKRAMVLYLIVLPLFSIFSAIVFHHLFPGINISFTIKSGTSHSSSFWGLVFVSVLVIALLKSNHKHHH encoded by the coding sequence ATGGAAAAAATTTTTCATTTGTCTTTAGTTACTTGGGGGTTAATAAAAGAAACAGCCCTTTGGTTTTTAGTAGGTTTATTTGTAGCAGGATTAATCCACCAGCTTATTCCTGATAAATTGCTACAAAAATATCTTGGAGGGAAAGGTTTTTTTCCAATAATCTGGGCAAGTTTAATTGGAATCTTATTACCGGTGTGTAGTTGTGGTATAATCCCGATATCTTTGGCCTTACATAAAAAAGGAGTAGCTATAGGACCCTGTTTAGCTTTATTAGTAGCAGCACCGGCAGTTAATCCCGCTTCTATAGGTTTAAGTATATCAGTGTTGGGTTTTCAACTAACTTTAGGTTATATATTAACTGTAGGACTTTCCGCAATAATTCTAGGAGTTTTAGCAAATATTTTTGTTCCTGATATTCAATATATTGGAGGTAAGAAAAAGAGTGGTTGTTGTAATGTTAACCATGATGAAAAAAAAGGGAAGGTATTAAAAGATAATGTGATTTCTGGTTTAGATTGGGCATTTAATAATTTAGCTGTTGAATTAGCACCGGCATTAGTTTATGGTTTTATTGTGGCAGGGATTTTAACAGTTTTCGTTCCAACTGATTTTGTTAAATATATCTTAGGTTCTATGGAAGTATTTTCTTTCACAATAACGGCTTTTTTAGGAGTTATTATGTTTGTATGTAATGTAGGTGCAATTCCCTTTGTAGCTTCGTTAATTAACCAAGGGGCTTTTCCGGCTATAGCAATAGTTTTTTTGATTACAGGTCCAGCAACAAATACTAGTCAGTTATTAATGCTAAATAAGGCTTTCGGTAAGAGGGCAATGGTATTATATTTAATCGTATTGCCACTGTTTTCTATCTTCAGTGCTATTGTTTTTCATCATTTATTTCCTGGAATAAATATCTCTTTTACTATAAAAAGTGGTACTAGTCATTCTAGCAGTTTTTGGGGGTTGGTTTTTGTTAGTGTGTTAGTAATAGCATTATTAAAGAGTAATCATAAACATCACCATTAA
- a CDS encoding ferritin, with protein sequence MLSEKLLNELNLQLKYEMESANYYLAMAAYCDSLDLPGFANFFLVQAEEERFHAMKFYNFINDLGGKVTIYGFADPRNDFSSLEDVFQSALKHEQFVTKRIHTILDLANEEKHYPTISFLQWFVDEQVEEEASMSQLLSKVKRLGEDNPGIYMLDEELAKRTFTPPATE encoded by the coding sequence ATGTTATCAGAAAAACTTTTAAATGAATTAAATTTACAGTTGAAATATGAAATGGAATCTGCAAATTATTATCTAGCAATGGCAGCTTACTGTGATTCTTTGGATCTCCCCGGCTTTGCTAATTTCTTTTTAGTTCAAGCTGAGGAAGAAAGATTCCATGCTATGAAGTTCTATAATTTCATCAATGATCTAGGGGGCAAAGTAACTATTTACGGTTTTGCTGATCCTAGAAACGACTTTTCATCTTTAGAAGATGTTTTCCAATCTGCATTAAAACACGAGCAATTTGTTACAAAAAGAATACATACGATTTTAGATTTAGCAAATGAAGAAAAACATTATCCAACAATTAGTTTTCTACAATGGTTTGTAGATGAGCAAGTTGAGGAAGAAGCTAGTATGAGTCAATTATTAAGTAAAGTTAAAAGATTAGGAGAAGATAACCCAGGAATCTATATGTTAGATGAAGAACTAGCAAAGAGAACCTTTACACCTCCTGCCACAGAATAA
- a CDS encoding LemA family protein produces the protein MSMEKKGLSLMPFFVFIVFIVLGVSLMFVYYSILDVERELEAAKVILEEDLKERFNLISSLMNVFNNEINFQSNEEGIVLDLSELYDDRGKYIYFIVIGDIKEILESEEGIYNGENINKIKNIEEGFLIFTNFLKEKLDIEVENFSQFKRLREIDEKVSISGAEYNRIASNFNRKISSFPNNLVAFFSGIRKVPLYDLNRNY, from the coding sequence ATGTCGATGGAAAAAAAGGGTTTATCCCTAATGCCTTTTTTTGTGTTTATTGTTTTTATTGTTTTAGGTGTTAGCTTAATGTTTGTTTATTATTCTATTTTAGATGTAGAGCGGGAATTAGAAGCTGCAAAGGTAATTTTAGAGGAAGATTTAAAGGAAAGATTTAATCTAATATCTAGTTTGATGAATGTATTTAATAATGAAATAAATTTCCAAAGTAATGAAGAAGGGATTGTTTTAGATCTTTCAGAACTCTATGATGATAGAGGTAAATATATTTATTTTATCGTAATAGGTGATATAAAAGAAATCCTAGAAAGTGAAGAAGGGATTTACAATGGAGAAAATATAAACAAGATAAAAAATATAGAAGAGGGATTTTTAATTTTTACTAATTTTTTAAAAGAGAAATTAGATATAGAAGTTGAGAACTTTAGCCAATTTAAAAGGTTACGGGAAATTGATGAAAAAGTTTCCATATCAGGGGCTGAGTATAATAGAATAGCTTCAAATTTTAATAGAAAAATATCTAGTTTTCCCAATAATCTTGTGGCTTTTTTTAGTGGTATAAGAAAAGTACCACTATATGATTTAAATAGGAATTATTAA
- a CDS encoding Nif3-like dinuclear metal center hexameric protein, translating into MKVQEIIRKIEEIAPKDLACYPEDNNGLLIGSYSADVSKVLLALDLTSDVLDEAIKLNCQLIVTHHPFIFKGLKNIRDDMEQGRLIIKGIKNNINVYCAHTNLDVVDLGVTEALRKKLEFPKGTVLHPTEKEGLSKLVVYVPKENAHDLLLVISKAGAGHIGRYSHCSFMTEGEGTFKPLEGSNPYIGKVGSIEKVQEIKLETIVPNKILSSVIKMMIKAHPYEEVAYDIIPLNNTGKVFGLGSVIELEEPIKVKELAEKVKEKLHCQGVKIFSRDLDKKISKVAICGGSGGSLIQEAKFAGCQCLITGDIDYHKGQMAVDLGLTVIDAGHYYTEVPVLEHLRELVNDKLEDVEVYVTKVNTCPYIFL; encoded by the coding sequence TTGAAAGTACAGGAGATAATTCGAAAAATTGAAGAGATTGCCCCTAAAGATTTAGCTTGTTATCCTGAAGATAACAATGGCTTGTTAATAGGTAGCTATTCTGCCGATGTTTCTAAGGTTTTATTGGCTTTAGATTTAACTTCAGATGTATTAGATGAAGCTATTAAATTAAATTGTCAGTTAATTGTTACCCATCATCCTTTTATTTTTAAAGGATTGAAAAATATTAGGGATGATATGGAACAAGGAAGGCTTATTATAAAAGGAATAAAAAATAATATAAATGTTTATTGTGCCCATACTAATTTAGATGTTGTGGACTTAGGTGTAACTGAAGCTCTAAGAAAAAAATTAGAGTTTCCTAAAGGTACAGTTTTACATCCTACAGAAAAAGAGGGACTTTCAAAATTAGTTGTTTATGTTCCTAAGGAAAATGCCCATGATCTTCTTTTAGTTATATCCAAAGCTGGAGCAGGTCATATTGGTAGGTATAGCCATTGTTCCTTTATGACTGAAGGAGAAGGTACCTTTAAGCCTTTAGAAGGGTCTAATCCATATATTGGCAAAGTAGGTTCAATAGAAAAGGTTCAAGAAATTAAACTTGAAACTATAGTTCCAAATAAAATTTTATCTTCAGTTATAAAAATGATGATTAAGGCTCATCCCTATGAAGAAGTGGCTTATGATATAATTCCATTGAATAATACAGGGAAGGTGTTTGGGTTAGGATCTGTTATCGAACTAGAGGAACCAATTAAAGTAAAAGAATTGGCAGAAAAGGTTAAAGAAAAATTGCACTGCCAAGGAGTAAAAATTTTTTCACGGGATTTAGATAAGAAAATATCTAAAGTAGCTATTTGTGGCGGAAGTGGAGGTTCTTTGATTCAAGAAGCTAAATTTGCTGGATGTCAATGTCTTATAACTGGTGACATTGATTATCATAAAGGTCAAATGGCAGTAGATTTAGGACTAACAGTTATTGATGCAGGACATTATTATACAGAGGTTCCAGTTTTAGAGCATTTAAGGGAATTAGTAAATGATAAATTAGAAGATGTTGAAGTTTATGTAACTAAAGTTAATACTTGTCCATATATATTTTTATAA
- a CDS encoding tRNA (adenine(22)-N(1))-methyltransferase, producing MKLTPRLQKIANLIDKGSKVIDVGTDHGYIPLYLIINNLIQKCIATDVNIGPLNAAKKTLEKYGVKQKVDFRLGSGLLVLEKTDDIDTAIIAGMGGETIISILEEAPSFSKELTLIIQPMTEVSTVREYLDKNGWEIIDEDIAKEGHRFYEIIKAKKKRSTTFLSYKQYRFGPILLEKKEDSFVSYLKKQYEKNRKILNFLEKGSNTGNIKEGLVADNNLIKEVLEEIESTGDNSKN from the coding sequence ATGAAGTTAACTCCCAGATTACAAAAAATAGCTAATTTGATAGATAAAGGATCTAAAGTAATAGATGTAGGTACAGATCATGGATACATACCTCTGTATTTAATTATTAATAATCTAATCCAAAAATGTATTGCTACAGATGTAAATATAGGACCATTAAATGCAGCAAAAAAAACATTAGAAAAATATGGAGTTAAACAAAAGGTGGATTTTAGATTAGGAAGTGGATTATTGGTTTTAGAAAAAACTGATGACATTGATACTGCAATAATAGCAGGGATGGGTGGAGAAACTATAATATCTATCTTAGAAGAAGCACCTAGTTTTTCAAAAGAATTAACACTAATAATTCAACCAATGACTGAGGTTTCAACTGTAAGGGAATATTTAGATAAAAATGGTTGGGAAATTATCGATGAAGATATTGCTAAAGAAGGTCATAGATTTTATGAGATTATAAAAGCTAAAAAGAAAAGGAGTACTACCTTTTTATCTTATAAACAATATAGGTTTGGACCTATTTTATTGGAAAAGAAGGAAGATTCTTTTGTCAGTTATCTTAAAAAACAATATGAAAAGAACAGAAAAATTTTAAACTTTCTCGAGAAAGGAAGCAATACTGGAAATATAAAAGAAGGTTTAGTTGCCGATAATAATTTAATTAAGGAGGTACTTGAAGAAATTGAAAGTACAGGAGATAATTCGAAAAATTGA
- the rpoD gene encoding RNA polymerase sigma factor RpoD, with protein sequence MANEKKLSEIKKELLERGKSRGILTYKDIMDYLHEFDLTPDQIDEYYEKIISMGIEVVDDSIDDNLDVLDIDEAAVDPDIESDITDIDLDLSLPEGISINDPVRMYLKEIGRVPLLSADEEIELAKRMEKGDEQAKKRLVEANLRLVVSIAKRYVGRGMLFLDLIQEGNLGLIKAVEKFDYKKGYKFSTYATWWIRQAITRAIADQARTIRIPVHMVETINKLIRVSRQLVQELGREPTDEEIAKHMDISPDRVREIMKIAQEPVSLETPIGEEDDSHLGDFIEDQDAKAPADAAAFELLKEQLEEVLDTLTDREEKVLRLRFGLDDGKPRTLEEVGQVFGVTRERIRQIEAKALRKLRHPSRSKRLKDYLE encoded by the coding sequence GTGGCAAATGAAAAAAAACTATCTGAAATAAAAAAAGAACTATTAGAACGAGGGAAAAGTAGGGGGATATTGACCTATAAAGATATTATGGATTACCTCCACGAGTTCGATTTAACACCTGATCAAATTGATGAATATTATGAAAAAATTATTTCTATGGGTATTGAGGTAGTAGATGATTCTATTGATGATAATTTAGATGTATTAGACATCGATGAAGCTGCTGTTGATCCAGACATTGAATCAGATATTACTGACATAGATCTTGATCTTTCCTTGCCAGAAGGGATAAGTATTAATGACCCTGTAAGAATGTATTTGAAGGAAATTGGTAGAGTTCCTTTACTCTCTGCTGATGAAGAGATTGAATTAGCAAAAAGGATGGAAAAAGGCGATGAACAAGCTAAGAAAAGGTTAGTTGAAGCAAATCTAAGGCTTGTTGTAAGTATTGCTAAAAGATATGTAGGTAGAGGAATGCTATTTTTAGATCTAATTCAAGAAGGTAATTTAGGGTTAATCAAGGCAGTTGAAAAGTTTGATTATAAGAAAGGTTATAAATTTAGTACCTATGCAACTTGGTGGATAAGACAGGCTATAACCAGAGCAATTGCAGATCAAGCCCGTACTATCCGTATACCTGTTCACATGGTAGAAACAATTAATAAGTTAATTAGGGTTTCAAGGCAATTGGTACAGGAACTTGGGAGAGAACCAACTGATGAAGAAATTGCTAAACATATGGATATCTCTCCAGATAGGGTCAGGGAAATTATGAAAATTGCCCAAGAACCTGTATCTTTAGAAACACCTATTGGTGAGGAAGATGATAGTCATCTTGGAGATTTTATAGAAGATCAAGATGCAAAGGCTCCTGCCGATGCTGCAGCTTTTGAATTATTAAAAGAACAGTTGGAGGAAGTTTTAGATACCCTCACAGATAGAGAAGAAAAAGTTCTTAGGTTGAGATTTGGTCTAGATGATGGAAAACCAAGGACTTTAGAAGAAGTAGGTCAAGTGTTTGGTGTAACTAGGGAGAGAATTCGTCAAATTGAAGCAAAGGCCTTAAGGAAGTTGAGACACCCAAGTAGAAGTAAGAGGCTTAAAGATTATCTAGAGTAA
- a CDS encoding YaiI/YqxD family protein: protein MRILVDGDGCPKVVKSCCREIAKKYKLPLTFYTTLAHYSDLTDSQEDHVFLDCKDQSVDIKLVNDTQQGDIVITQDYGLASMVLAKGGNPLGVRGEIFTHDNIDNFLLIRHQNTKLRQAKLLKGGPAKYSNQDINKFRRNLLYLIANLTSNS from the coding sequence ATGAGGATATTAGTTGATGGAGATGGTTGCCCGAAAGTAGTTAAAAGTTGTTGTAGAGAAATTGCAAAGAAATATAAATTACCACTTACATTTTATACCACTTTAGCCCATTACTCAGATTTAACTGATTCACAAGAAGATCATGTATTTTTAGATTGTAAAGACCAAAGTGTTGATATTAAGCTAGTAAATGATACTCAACAAGGGGATATTGTCATAACTCAAGATTATGGTTTAGCATCAATGGTTTTAGCAAAAGGTGGTAATCCCTTAGGAGTAAGAGGAGAAATTTTTACCCATGATAATATCGATAATTTTTTGCTGATTCGCCATCAAAATACAAAGCTACGACAAGCTAAGTTACTAAAGGGAGGACCAGCAAAATATTCTAATCAAGATATTAATAAATTTAGAAGAAATTTATTATATTTAATAGCAAATTTAACAAGTAATTCTTAA
- a CDS encoding deoxyguanosinetriphosphate triphosphohydrolase: MDIREITENNEKLLLSPFASLSSQTKGRKKEEKKCSIRTDFQRDRDRIIHSKAFRRLKHKTQVFISPENDHFRTRLTHTLEVAQISRTIARGLRLNEDLTEAIALGHDLGHTPFGHAGEEALNSVVSFGFKHNEQSLRVVEKLEGGGVGLNLTLEVLDGILNHTGPVDPFTLEGQIVKIADRIAYINHDIEDAISAKIISENDLPYYPISKLGLTKSQRIETLVKDLIYSSQNSPKIKQSPEIKEAMDELRSFLFKKVYIDSPAKTQEYKAKKIITLLYHFYLKNPRKLPAETYIKIEKNNLERTICDFIAGMTDRYIVNIFKEHFIPKAWSLI, translated from the coding sequence ATGGATATTAGGGAAATTACGGAAAACAATGAAAAGTTATTGTTGAGTCCTTTTGCATCCCTTAGTTCCCAAACAAAGGGTAGAAAAAAAGAAGAGAAGAAGTGTAGTATTAGAACGGATTTTCAAAGGGATAGGGATAGAATTATCCATTCTAAAGCTTTTAGAAGACTCAAACATAAAACTCAAGTTTTTATTTCTCCAGAAAATGACCATTTTCGTACCAGACTTACCCATACATTAGAAGTGGCCCAAATTTCAAGGACTATTGCACGGGGATTAAGGTTGAATGAAGATTTAACAGAAGCCATCGCCTTAGGTCATGATTTAGGTCATACTCCTTTTGGGCATGCAGGAGAAGAAGCCTTAAATTCAGTGGTAAGTTTTGGGTTTAAACATAACGAACAAAGTTTAAGGGTAGTGGAGAAATTAGAAGGTGGTGGAGTAGGATTAAATTTAACTTTAGAGGTTCTTGATGGTATTTTGAACCATACAGGACCTGTTGATCCATTTACCCTTGAAGGACAAATAGTAAAAATAGCTGACAGAATAGCATATATCAATCACGATATTGAAGATGCTATTAGTGCTAAAATTATTAGTGAAAATGATTTGCCCTATTATCCTATATCTAAATTAGGTTTAACTAAAAGTCAAAGAATCGAAACTTTAGTTAAAGATTTAATTTATTCTAGTCAAAATAGTCCTAAAATAAAACAATCCCCAGAAATTAAAGAAGCTATGGATGAACTTAGAAGTTTTTTGTTTAAAAAGGTGTATATTGATTCTCCTGCTAAAACCCAAGAGTATAAAGCAAAAAAAATCATAACATTATTATACCATTTTTATTTAAAAAATCCACGTAAATTACCAGCAGAAACTTATATTAAAATTGAAAAAAATAATCTAGAAAGAACAATTTGTGATTTTATTGCAGGGATGACTGATCGTTATATAGTTAATATATTTAAAGAACACTTTATACCTAAGGCTTGGAGTTTAATATAA
- a CDS encoding D-alanyl-D-alanine carboxypeptidase family protein, whose translation MKKIFITLFLLIFSIIILLPTGNVTAQEFNLRSYIVMDAQTGYVMYEKNADTPYPPASITKAMTMYLIFEALENGQITLDEKVTAGPRVKTAQTPGAQTIFLQPGHQVSVRELLTTIAVPSANDAAVAMAEHIAGSEMQFVAMMNDKARELGLTNTLFQNSHGLDAPNHYMSARDIAILSKRLINDFPQVLEFSSIETYRTQEQTNHWGETLFYESTFRSLLRKHRGIIDGLKTGYTEEAGRCITATAFINGRRVIIVLMGAESISQRDNYIEQFMNKIVTDFRSVIVAEKENPVEEVPIPRAKNRLVQVGTLDDVSLMVPNVNPDVTQQIIINEGVRAPLNKGDEVGKVIYYIGEQQVYETPIYVLEDVPQANIIVRFFRGIGNLFSKLFNLIF comes from the coding sequence ATGAAAAAAATATTTATAACATTATTTTTATTGATATTTAGTATAATAATTCTATTACCAACGGGAAATGTAACGGCCCAAGAATTTAATTTAAGATCCTATATAGTTATGGATGCCCAAACTGGCTATGTAATGTATGAAAAAAATGCTGATACTCCTTACCCACCAGCTAGTATTACAAAAGCAATGACTATGTACCTGATATTTGAAGCATTAGAAAATGGACAAATTACTTTAGATGAAAAAGTTACCGCTGGACCAAGGGTAAAAACAGCTCAAACTCCAGGAGCCCAAACTATATTTCTCCAACCAGGACATCAAGTATCAGTTCGAGAATTATTAACAACTATTGCCGTACCTTCTGCTAACGATGCCGCTGTAGCTATGGCCGAACATATTGCAGGTAGTGAAATGCAATTTGTTGCAATGATGAATGATAAAGCCAGGGAATTAGGATTAACAAATACATTATTTCAAAATTCCCATGGATTAGATGCACCGAATCACTATATGAGTGCTAGAGATATCGCCATTTTGTCCAAAAGGTTAATTAATGATTTCCCACAAGTCCTAGAATTTTCAAGTATTGAAACATATAGAACCCAAGAACAAACAAATCATTGGGGAGAAACACTTTTTTACGAATCTACATTTAGATCATTGCTTCGTAAACATAGAGGTATAATTGATGGACTTAAAACAGGATATACTGAAGAAGCAGGGCGCTGTATTACTGCAACTGCTTTCATTAATGGTCGCAGAGTGATAATAGTTCTGATGGGAGCTGAATCTATTAGCCAAAGGGATAATTATATAGAACAATTTATGAACAAAATAGTTACAGACTTCCGTTCTGTTATCGTTGCTGAAAAAGAGAACCCTGTAGAAGAAGTTCCCATACCAAGGGCAAAAAACAGATTAGTTCAAGTAGGCACTTTAGATGATGTAAGTTTAATGGTCCCTAATGTCAATCCCGATGTAACACAACAAATTATAATCAATGAAGGGGTTAGAGCACCATTAAACAAAGGAGATGAAGTAGGTAAAGTTATATATTATATAGGTGAACAACAGGTTTATGAGACACCTATTTATGTATTAGAAGATGTTCCCCAAGCTAATATAATTGTTAGGTTCTTTAGAGGTATAGGAAATCTCTTCTCAAAACTATTTAATTTAATATTCTAA